TTGATTATAATGTTTTAATTAATTGAAAGAATTACCAATCAAATTATCATATTATATTAAATCTATAATAAAATAGATATACATCATGCTTTATATAATATAATTGATAAAATGCATTAATTTTGTAGAAAGCAACAACATTAAAAGGAGCAATAATTATGAGGAATAATGAGACTTTGATTACTGCAGAGGGTTTGGAAGAATTAAAAAACGAATTAGAATTTTTGAAACTCACAAAGAGAAAAGAGATTTCCGAAAAAATTAAAGTTGCATTGGCATTTGGGGATATCAGTGAAAATGCTGAGTATGACGAAGCAAAAAACGAGCAGGCAAACGTTGAAGCGAGAATTGCAAAAATTGAACAAATGATAAAAAACGTAAAACTTATTAAGACGGGGAAACAAAAAGGAGTAATAAGTATAGGTTCAAAGGTTACAATAAAAGATCTGGAATTTGACGAAACTATGGAATA
Above is a window of Sedimentibacter sp. MB35-C1 DNA encoding:
- the greA gene encoding transcription elongation factor GreA — translated: MMRNNETLITAEGLEELKNELEFLKLTKRKEISEKIKVALAFGDISENAEYDEAKNEQANVEARIAKIEQMIKNVKLIKTGKQKGVISIGSKVTIKDLEFDETMEYIIVGSAEADPFKGKISNVSPLGKALIGQKIGDIIEVASPAGDVIKYEILTV